Below is a window of Desulfobacterales bacterium DNA.
CGGCCGGAGATCGAGGTGCCGGTCACCACCGCGCCAAAGCCCTTGATGGTGAATACCCGGTCGATGGGCATCCGGAACGGGCCGTGGGCCTGGTGAAACTCCTTTTCCCGGACCATTTCGTCGAGCAGGGTCCGCACCGCGTCGATCCCCTCGCCGGTGGTGGAGGAGACCGTTACCAGCGGCGCATCGGCCAGGAAACTGTCGGCAAAGTACTCCCGCACCTCCTCTTCCACCAGCTCCAGCCAGTCCGGTTCCACCATGTCCTTCTTGGTGATGATGATCAACCCCTGCTTGATGCCCAGCAGTTGGCAGATCTCGAAATGCTCCCTGGTCTGGGGCATGATCCCTTCGTCAGCGGCAATGATAAAGGCCACCAGGTCCATGCCGGCGGCGCCGGCCACCATGTTGCGGACGAACCGTTCGTGGCCCGGCACATCGATGATGCCCAGCCGATGGCCGCAGGCCAGGTCCAGGTGGGCAAAACCGAGTTCAATGGTGATCCCCCGTTCCTTTTCCTCCTTGAGCCGGTCGGTGTCGATACCGGTCAGGGCCTTGATCAGGCTGGTCTTGCCATGGTCGACATGGCCGGCGGTGCCGAGGACGATCTCCCGCATCGGTTACCAGCCCCCGTTGAGAAAGGGGTTGCCGGTTCTTTCGGCGCCGATGGTGGACTGCTCGCCGCCATAGCCGTGCCCCGGCCAGACCACCGTGTCGTCGGGCAGGGTGAGAAGCTGTTCCCGGATCGAGTTCAGGAGCTGGTCGGTGTTGCCGCCGGGAAAATCGGTCCGGCCGACCCCGCCGGCGAACAGGGTGTCGCCGGAAAAGAGGTTGGGCGCGGAGTAGAGGCAGATGCCGCCCGGGGTATGGCCCGGGGTGAGCAGCACCTTGAGCGAGACCGTGCCCGCGTCAATGGTGTCGCCGTGGACCACTGTCCGGTCCGGGGGCGGTGATTCGGGCAGGCCGAGCATGGAAAAATACTGCTTGATCTCGGGCCGGGCGATAAAGGCGGCCTCGTCCACATGCATGACGATCTCGGCACCGGTGGCCGCCTTGAGCCGGGCGTTGCCGCAGACATGGTCGGGATGGCCATGGGTGTTGACGATATACCTGATGGTGAGTTTTTCTTTATTACAGGCGGCCAGGATACGTTCCTCGTCACCGCCCGGATCGATGATCAAACCCTCCCCGGTCCGGTCGCAGCCCACCAGGTAGCAGCAGAC
It encodes the following:
- a CDS encoding MBL fold metallo-hydrolase gives rise to the protein MLIKQLIVGNMGVCCYLVGCDRTGEGLIIDPGGDEERILAACNKEKLTIRYIVNTHGHPDHVCGNARLKAATGAEIVMHVDEAAFIARPEIKQYFSMLGLPESPPPDRTVVHGDTIDAGTVSLKVLLTPGHTPGGICLYSAPNLFSGDTLFAGGVGRTDFPGGNTDQLLNSIREQLLTLPDDTVVWPGHGYGGEQSTIGAERTGNPFLNGGW